A part of Arachis hypogaea cultivar Tifrunner chromosome 12, arahy.Tifrunner.gnm2.J5K5, whole genome shotgun sequence genomic DNA contains:
- the LOC140177208 gene encoding putative disease resistance RPP13-like protein 1, which yields MAEGLLQQPKSGNILEEVGHEYFDDLVSRSFFQHSNSDENLFLMHDLMHDLATFYGGKFFSRTFELKNAAKHDTKTRHLSCARNDDDSVLKIVEACGRLKHARTLLQINLNRHGKFSKGITSPCPLLEQLKCLRVLSFHFSSGEERLLHDSIGELIHLRYLDLSETPVMTLPKSLSNLYNLQTLKLRFCEKLKKLPSNIQDLVNLRHLDIYGTYLEEMPKKMSKLKDLQFLSCYVVGKHEENRIGELGELLNLHGSFHVKKLENVINNGEAREARMVDKKYISVLCLEWSSGEDVDSQTEKDVLDQLHRHKNLKVLRVIGYWGTMFPDWVGQSSYHNMTKLELCGCRNCWVLPSLGQLPSLMELELGGFDMVKMIGGEFCKGDGTDHHQETPFPSLKYLSFSSMPCWEEWESYECDDDDAAPFPQLEMLVIYLKLLISHIIFREFFAPFIAMVIYQELQELRIPNATPTIFLT from the coding sequence ATGGCAGAAGGTCTCTTACAACAACCAAAGAGTGGAAACATTTTAGAAGAAGTTGGTCATGAATATTTTGATGATTTGGTTTCTAGATCATTTTTTCAACATTCCAACTCTGATGAGAATTTATTTCTGATGCACGATCTTATGCATGATTTAGCCACATTCTATGGAGGAAAGTTCTTTTCTAGAACGTTCGAACTCAAGAATGCAGCCAAGCATGATACCAAAACTCGTCATTTGTCATGTGCTCGCAACGATGATGATTCGGTTCTGAAGATCGTGGAAGCATGTGGTAGGTTAAAACATGCAAGAACATTGTTGCAAATCAATTTGAATAGACATGGTAAATTTTCAAAGGGAATAACCAGTCCTTGTCCCTTACTAGAACAATTGAAGTGCTTACGAGTTTTGTCATTTCATTTCTCTTCTGGTGAGGAACGCTTGTTGCATGATTCAATTGGCGAGTTGATTCATTTGCGTTATTTAGATCTCTCTGAAACACCTGTCATGACATTGCCCAAGTCATTGAGTAACTTGTATAATTTACAAACGTTGAAGTTGAGATTCTGTGAAAAACTTAAAAAGCTTCCCTCCAACATACAAGATCTTGTGAATTTGCGTCATCTTGATATCTACGGCACTTATTTGGAAGAGATGCCAAAGAAGATGAGCAAATTAAAAGATTTGCAATTTTTAAGTTGCTACGTCGTGGGCAAGCATGAAGAGAACAGGATTGGAGAACTGGGAGAGCTTCTGAATCTTCATGGGTCATTTCATGTTAAGAAACTAGAGAATGTAATCAACAATGGTGAAGCACGGGAGGCAAGGATGGTTGATAAGAAATACATCAGTGTTTTGTGTTTGGAGTGGTCATCAGGTGAAGATGTTGATTCCCAAACTGAAAAAGATGTACTTGACCAATTACATCGTCACAAAAACTTGAAAGTGCTAAGAGTCATTGGTTACTGGGGTACAATGTTTCCAGATTGGGTAGGGCAGTCTTCGTACCACAACATGACTAAATTGGAGCTGTGCGGATGCAGGAATTGTTGGGTGCTTCCTTCACTTGGACAGTTACCCTCTCTCATGGAATTGGAGCTTGGAGGATTTGATATGGTGAAGATGATTGGTGGTGAATTCTGTAAAGGTGATGGAACTGATCATCATCAGGAGACACCCTTCCCATCCCTTAAATATCTCTCATTTTCTTCAATGCCTTGTTGGGAGGAATGGGAgtcatatgaatgtgatgatgatgatgctgcaCCATTTCCTCAACTTGAGATGCTTGTTATATATCTCAAACTGCTCATCAGTCATATCATTTTCAGGGAATTCTTTGCCCCCTTCATTGCGATGGTTATCTATCAAGAATTGCAAGAACTTAGAATTCCCAATGCAACACCAACAATATTTCTCACTTGA
- the LOC112730652 gene encoding putative disease resistance RPP13-like protein 1 — MVNRIEEIIARLQDIANHKDIIGLKKIAANNLSRRIPSTSLVKKYDISVGRDKERDTIVKLLLDDANDGDLSVIPIVGMGGIGKTALAKLVYNDDRVQQKFHVKAWVSVGEEFDVLMVTKAVIEKTCSPCYSNDLDTTQNHLKNALARKNFLVVLDDVWSSNREAWESFLSPFECGSEDGKILVTTRLDTFEFVG, encoded by the exons ATGGTTAATAGGATTGAAGAAATCATTGCTAGACTACAAGATATTGCAAATCACAAAGATATCATTGGTCTAAAAAAGATTGCAGCCAATAACCTGTCTAGGAGGATTCCATCAACCTCACTagttaaaaaatatgatatatcTGTTGGCAGAGACAAAGAGAGGGATACCATAGTGAAATTGTTGTTGGATGATGCTAACGATGGTGATCTGTCTGTGATTCCCATAGTTGGTATGGGTGGGATAGGAAAAACTGCTTTGGCTAAATTGGTTTATAATGATGACAGAGTGCAGCAAAAGTTTCATGTCAAGGCATGGGTTTCTGTTGGGGAGGAATTTGATGTTCTTATGGTGACAAAAGCTGTGATAGAGAAAACTTGCAGTCCTTGTTACTCAAATGATTTAGATACAACTCAAAATCATTTGAAGAATGCGCTAGCCAGGAAGAATTTTTTGGTTGTTCTGGATGATGTATGGAGCAGTAATCGTGAGGCTTGGGAAAGTTTTCTATCtccttttgaatgtggaagtgagGATGGCAAGATTCTTGTAACAACCCGTCTTGATACA TTTGAGTTTGTTGGATGA
- the LOC112728526 gene encoding putative disease resistance RPP13-like protein 1, whose amino-acid sequence MAAELVGGAFLSSFLNVLFDRLSDPDFINMMRGKKVDQKLLQRLKTILNVVEAVLNDAEKKQITDPAVKRWLEDLQDAVYEADDLLDEVATKAATQKDPPGNFLSHFLNSQDREMVTRIEDIIARLEDIAKHKDILRLEKIAAKNMSGRIPSTSLVKKSDIFVGRDKERDAIVNLLLDDAYNGELSVIPIMGMGAIGKTTLAKLVYNDDKVQQKFNVKAWVCVGEEEFDVLKVTKAVIEKTCSPCYSNDLDSAQNHLKNGLAGKNFLVVLDDVWSSNRELWESFLTPFECGSEGGKILVTTRLDTVASVVKTKHNEAHNLSLLDEEQCWSVFANRAWGPTESRDHSALEEIGRIIVIKCKGLPLAAQTVGGLLRGKDNEKDWNDVLNSEFWELSEEDSGILPALRISYYHLPSYLKRCFVYCSLFPKDFEFDRDELTLLWMAEGLLLQPKSGNNLEEIGYEYFDDLVSRSFFQHSNSAKNSFVMHDLMHDLAKFYGGKFFSSILDLKNAAKHDTKTRHLSWARKNDDDSLMKIMEACNRLKHVRTLLQLNLHKGHGTREGDRVAVPCDLLEQLKCLRVLSFNFFSDDENLLHRSIGELIHLRYLDLSYTSIVTLPESLSLLYNLQTLKLKLCRNLKKLPRNMQNLVKLHHLDIGGTDLEEMPKKMSKLKDLQFLSFYIAGKHEENGIGELGELAHLHGSFCIEKLENVKNSGEAWNARMDEKIHLNALYLRWSCSSFEESEVCDSQSEKDVLDKLRPHKDLKELFIWDYRGTMFPDWIGQSWYHKMTELELSGCRNCWVLPSLGQLPSLMTLKISDCDMVKMIGGTFYKGDGTHHHQQTPFPSLKYLSFYYMSCWEEWESYECDEDDAPFPQLEHLLIANCPKLRGVLPSFLPALKELVISGCEELGCDLPRAPIIRQLEIYGKQEARMRDLPLSLQNLRIEGNQLVDSLFEAMTHTQPTSLSYLRISNCSSVVSFPGDALPPSLEDLRIYDCKNVEFPMQHQQHESLTYLTIKNSCDSLTSFALSAFSNLYYLRIQELENLTSLEVSQSQSLQDLSISGCPKLENIIRLPACLRVLRIRECGLLGEGIEKKDPHIWPSISHISYIYVDDKRIRNDSTS is encoded by the coding sequence ATGGCTGCTGAACTTGTTGGAGgagcttttctctcttcttttctcaatGTCCTTTTCGACAGGCTGTCTGATCCTGATTTCATCAACATGATGAGAGGAAAGAAGGTTGACCAGAAGCTGCTTCAAAGGCTGAAGACCATTCTGAATGTGGTTGAAGCTGTGCTGAATGATGCTGAGAAGAAACAGATCACTGACCCTGCTGTCAAGAGGTGGCTCGAAGATCTCCAAGATGCTGTCTATGAAGCTGATGACTTGTTGGATGAAGTTGCTACCAAAGCTGCCACTCAGAAGGATCCACCAGGTAACTTCCTGTCTCACTTTCTCAATTCGCAAGATAGGGAGATGGTTACTAGGATTGAAGACATCATTGCTAGACTAGAAGATATTGCAAAACACAAAGATATCCTTCGACTAGAAAAGATTGCAGCCAAGAACATGTCTGGGAGGATTCCATCAACCTCGCTGGTTAAAAAATCTGATATATTTGTTGGAAGGGACAAAGAAAGGGATGCCATAGTGAATTTGCTTTTAGATGATGCTTACAATGGTGAACTGTCCGTGATTCCCATCATGGGCATGGGTGCGATAGGAAAAACTACTTTGGCTAAATTGGTTTATAATGATGACAAAGTGCAGCAGAAGTTTAATGTGAAGGCATGGGTTTGTGTTGGTGAGGAGGAATTTGATGTTCTGAAGGTCACAAAGGCTGTGATAGAGAAAACTTGCAGTCCTTGTTACTCAAATGATTTAGATTCAGCTCAAAATCATTTGAAGAATGGGCTAGCGGGGAAGAACTTCTTGGTTGTTCTGGATGATGTATGGAGCAGTAATCGTGAGCTTTGGGAAAGTTTTCTAACaccttttgaatgtggaagtgagGGAGGCAAGATTCTTGTAACAACACGTCTTGATACAGTTGCTTCTGTGGTGAAAACTAAACATAATGAAGCTCACAATTTAAGTTTGTTGGATGAAGAACAATGCTGGTCGGTGTTTGCAAATCGAGCATGGGGTCCTACAGAATCCCGAGATCATTCAGCTTTAGAAGAAATTGGTAGAATAATTGTTATAAAATGTAAAGGATTACCTTTGGCAGCTCAAACAGTTGGAGGGTTATTGAGAGGGAAAGATAATGAAAAAGATTGGAATGATGTTTTGAATAGTGAATTCTGGGAACTCTCTGAAGAGGATAGTGGGATTCTTCCTGCATTGAGAATCAGTTATTATCACCTCCCATCATATTTGAAACGCTGCTTTGTTTATTGTTCTTTGTTTCCGAAGGACTTTGAATTTGACAGAGATGAATTGACATTATTGTGGATGGCAGAAGGTCTTTTGCTACAACCAAAGAGTGGAAACAATTTGGAAGAAATTGGTTATGAATATTTTGATGATTTGGTTTCGAGATCATTTTTTCAACATTCTAACTCTGCTAAAAATTCATTTGTAATGCACGATCTCATGCATGATTTAGCAAAGTTCTATGGTGGAAAGTTCTTTTCTAGTATCCTTGATCTCAAGAATGCAGCAAAGCATGATACCAAAACTCGCCACTTGTCATGGGCTCGCAAGAATGACGATGATTCGCTTATGAAGATCATGGAAGCATGCAATAGGTTAAAACATGTGAGGACATTGTTGCAACTCAATTTGCATAAAGGTCATGGAACCCGAGAGGGAGATAGAGTAGCCGTTCCTTGTGACTTACTAGAACAATTGAAGTGCTTACgagttttgtcatttaattttttttcagatGATGAAAACTTGTTGCATCGTTCAATTGGTGAATTGATCCATTTGCGTTATTTGGATCTTTCATACACATCCATCGTGACATTGCCCGAGTCGTTAAGTTTGTTGTACAACTTACAAACCCTGAAGTTGAAACTTTGTAGAAATCttaaaaagcttcccagaaacATGCAAAATCTTGTGAAATTACATCATCTTGATATTGGCGGCACTGATTTGGAAGAGATGCCAAAAAAGATGAGCAAATTAAAAGATTTGCAATTTTTAAGTTTCTATATTGCGGGCAAACATGAAGAGAATGGGATTGGAGAATTGGGAGAGCTAGCACATCTTCATGGGTCATTTTGTATTGAGAAATTGGAGAATGTTAAGAATAGTGGTGAAGCATGGAATGCAAGGATGGATGAAAAAATACACCTGAATGCTTTATATTTGAGGTGGTCATGTtcatcatttgaagaaagtgaggTTTGTGATTCCCAAAGTGAAAAAGATGTACTTGACAAATTACGTCCTCACAAAGACTTGAAGGAGCTATTCATCTGGGATTACAGAGGTACCATGTTTCCGGATTGGATAGGGCAGTCTTGGTACCACAAGATGACTGAGTTGGAGCTGAGTGGATGCAGGAATTGTTGGGTGCTTCCTTCACTTGGACAGTTACCCTCTCTAATGACATTGAAGATTTCAGATTGTGATATGGTGAAGATGATTGGTGGAACATTCTATAAGGGTGATGGAACtcatcatcatcagcaaacacCCTTCCCATCCCTGAAATATCTGTCATTTTATTATATGAGTTGCTGGGAGGAATGGGAgtcatatgaatgtgatgaagaTGATGCACCATTTCCTCAACTTGAGCATCTATTGATAGCGAACTGTCCTAAGTTAAGAGGAGTTTTGCCCTCTTTCCTTCCTGCTTTGAAAGAACTTGTCATTTCAGGATGCGAGGAGCTTGGTTGTGATCTGCCAAGAGCTCCCATCATACGCCAATTAGAAATATATGGCAAACAGGAAGCAAGAATGCGGGACCTACCACTTTCACTGCAAAATCTAAGAATCGAAGGAAACCAACTTGTGGATTCTCTGTTTGAGGCCATGACCCACACCCAACCAACCTCTCTCAGTTATTTAAGAATCTCAAATTGCTCATCAGTCGTATCATTTCCAGGGGATGCTTTGCCCCCTTCGTTGGAAGATTTGCGCATATAcgattgcaagaatgtagaattCCCAATGCAACACCAACAACATGAGTCACTAACGTATCTTACAATAAAGAACAGCTGTGATTCACTCACATCCTTCGCATTATCAGCATTCTCAAATCTCTATTATCTTAGAATCCAAGAACTTGAAAATTTGACATCTCTGGAGGTGTCACAGTCACAGTCCCTCCAAGACTTATCAATTTCAGGCTGCCCTAAGCTGGAGAACATAATAAGGCTGCCTGCCTGTTTAAGGGTACTAAGAATCAGAGAATGTGGGTTGTTGGGTGAAGGCATAGAGAAGAAGGACCCCCACATTTGGCCATCCATTTCCCACATCTCCTATATTTATGTTGATGACAAACGGATTCGCAATGACTCAACATCTTAA
- the LOC112728527 gene encoding putative disease resistance RPP13-like protein 1, whose protein sequence is MAAELVGGAFLSSFLNVLFDRLSDPEIINMMRGKKVDQKLLQRLKTILNVVEAVLNDAEKKQITDSAVKRWLEDLQNAVYDADDLLDEVATKAATQKDPPGNFLSRFLNLQDREMVSRIEEIIARLEDIAKHKDILRLEKIAAKNMSGRIPSTSLVKKSDIFVGRDRERDTIVKLLLDDVNNGELSVIPIVGMGGIGKTTLAKLVYNDDMVQQRFNVKAWVCVGEEEFDVLKVTKALIEKTCSPCYSNDLDTAQNHLKNGLAGKNFLVVLDDVWSSNREHWQSFLNPFECGSEVGKILVTTRLDTVASVVKSKHTEAHNLSLLDEEQCWSVFANRAWDPAESRDHSALEEIGRKIVEKCKGLPLAAKTLGGLLRGKDNEKDWNDVLNSEFWELSEEDSVILPALGISYFHLPSYLKRCFVYCSLYPKDFEFNRDELTLLWMAEGLLIQPKSGNTLEEIGCEYFDDLVSRSFFQHSNSDDNTFVMHDLMHDLATFYGGKFFSRIFELKNTEKHDTKSHHLSYALNIYNDSLMKIAEVCQRLKHARTLLQINSAKYGRSFTRVTVPCHLLEQLKCLRVLSLQYFLADENLLHRSIGELIHLRYLDLSYTSIATLPESLSCFYNLQTLKLRNCDQLKKLPSNMQNLVNLRHLDISGSLLVEEMPKKMSKLKDLQFLSNYIAGKHEENGIGELGELTHLHGSLRIEKLENVKNSGEASNARMDEKIHLNALYLSWTSFEESEVCDSHTEKDILEKLRPHKDLKELSIRRYRGTMFPDWVGQPSYHKITKLELRRCRNCWMLPSLGQLPALTRLEISGFDMVKKIGGEFYKGDGTHQHQETPFRSLKSLEFYNMGCWEEWESYEYDDDDDAPFPQLEELRIYNCPKLRGDLPTFLPSLEELWIEACEELGCYLPRAPMIRELRIDGKQEARMRELPLSMLEKLVINGEQQVEYVFEAMTHIQPTSLSYLQISNCSTAISFPGDSLPPSLQDLYIHDCKDVEFPMQHQQHHSLRRLEIHNSCDSLTSFAFPAFPNLKYLTIERCENLTSLEVSQSQSLELLWIEECPKLENIMRLPASLETLIIRECGLLGEGIERKDPRIWPSISHIPRIRLDRKLILNDSTS, encoded by the coding sequence ATGGCTGCTGAACTTGTTGGAGgagcttttctctcttcttttctcaatGTTCTTTTTGACCGGCTGTCTGATCCTGAGATCATCAACATGATGAGAGGAAAGAAGGTTGACCAGAAGCTGCTTCAAAGGCTGAAGACCATTCTAAATGTGGTTGAAGCTGTGCTGAATGATGCTGAGAAGAAGCAGATCACTGACTCTGCTGTCAAGAGGTGGCTCGAAGATCTCCAAAATGCTGTCTATGATGCTGATGACTTGTTGGATGAAGTCGCTACCAAAGCTGCTACTCAGAAGGATCCACCAGGTAACTTCTTGTCTCGCTTTCTCAATTTGCAAGATAGGGAGATGGTTAGTAGGATTGAAGAAATCATTGCTAGACTAGAAGATATTGCAAAACACAAAGATATCCTTCGTCTGGAAAAGATTGCAGCCAAGAACATGTCTGGGAGGATTCCTTCAACCTCCTTGGTTAAAAAATCTGATATATTTGTTGGAAGGGACAGAGAGCGAGATACCATAGTGAAATTGTTGTTAGATGATGTTAACAATGGGGAACTGTCTGTCATTCCCATAGTTGGCATGGGTGGGATAGGAAAAACTACTTTGGCTAAATTGGTTTACAATGATGACATGGTGCAGCAAAGATTTAATGTGAAGGCATGGGTTTGTGTTGGTGAGGaggaatttgatgttcttaagGTGACAAAGGCTCTGATAGAGAAAACTTGCAGCCCTTGTTACTCAAATGATTTAGATACAGCTCAAAATCATTTGAAGAATGGGCTAGCAGGGAAGAACTTCTTGGTTGTTCTGGATGATGTATGGAGCAGTAATCGTGAGCATTGGCAAAGTTTTCTAAAtccttttgaatgtggaagtgagGTAGGCAAAATTCTTGTAACAACACGTCTTGATACAGTTGCTTCTGTGGTGAAATCTAAACATACTGAAGCTCACAATTTGAGTTTGTTGGATGAAGAACAATGCTGGTCAGTGTTTGCAAATCGAGCATGGGATCCTGCAGAATCCCGAGATCATTCAGCTTTAGAAGAAATTGGTagaaaaattgttgaaaaatgtAAAGGATTACCTTTGGCAGCTAAAACACTTGGAGGGTTATTGAGAGGGAAAGATAATGAAAAGGATTGGAATGATGTTTTGAATAGTGAATTCTGGGAACTCTCTGAGGAGGATAGCGTGATTCTTCCTGCATTGGGAATCAGTTATTTCCACCTTCCTTCGTATTTAAAACGTTGCTTTGTTTATTGTTCTTTGTATCCGAAAGACTTTGAATTTAATAGAGATGAATTGACATTATTGTGGATGGCAGAAGGTCTTTTGATACAACCAAAGAGTGGAAACACTTTGGAAGAAATTGGTTGTGAATATTTTGATGATTTGGTTTCGAGATCATTTTTTCAACATTCCAACTCTGATGATAATACATTTGTGATGCACGACCTCATGCATGATTTAGCAACATTTTATGGTGGAAAGTTCttttctagaatctttgaactcaAGAACACAGAAAAGCATGATACCAAATCTCACCACTTGTCATATGCTCTCAACATTTATAATGATTCGCTTATGAAGATCGCAGAAGTATGCCAAAGGTTAAAACATGCGAGGACATTGTTGCAAATTAATTCGGCTAAATATGGTAGATCGTTTACGAGAGTAACTGTTCCCTGTCACTTACTAGAACAATTGAAGTGCTTACGAGTTTTGTCACTTCAATATTTTTTAGCTGATGAAAACTTGTTGCATCGTTCAATTGGTGAATTGATCCATTTACGTTATTTGGATCTTTCATACACATCCATCGCGACGTTGCCCGAATCGTTAAGTTGCTTTTACAATTTACAAACCTTGAAGTTGAGAAACTGTGATCAACTAAAAAAGCTTCCGTCCAACATGCAAAATCTTGTGAATTTGCGTCATCTTGATATTTCCGGCTCTTTGTTGGTGGAAGAGATGCCAAAAAAGATGAGCAAATTAAAAGATTTGCAATTTTTAAGTAACTATATTGCAGGCAAACATGAAGAGAATGGGATTGGAGAATTGGGAGAGCTAACACATCTTCATGGGTCATTGCGGATTGAGAAACTAGAGAATGTTAAGAATAGTGGTGAAGCATCGAATGCAAGGATGGATGAAAAAATACACCTGAATGCTTTATATTTGAGTTGgacatcatttgaagaaagtgaggTTTGTGATTCCCACACTGAAAAAGATATACTTGAGAAATTACGTCCTCACAAAGACTTGAAGGAGCTATCCATCAGGCGTTACAGAGGTACCATGTTTCCGGATTGGGTAGGGCAGCCTTCGTACCACAAGATTACTAAGTTGGAGCTGAGGAGATGCAGGAATTGTTGGATGCTTCCTTCACTTGGACAGTTACCCGCTCTAACGAGATTGGAGATTTCAGGATTTGATATGGTGAAGAAGATTGGTGGTGAATTCTATAAGGGTGATGGAACTCATCAGCATCAGGAGACACCCTTCCGATCCCTTAAATCTCTGGAATTTTATAATATGGGTTGCTGGGAGGAATGGGAGTCATatgaatatgatgatgatgatgatgcaccATTTCCTCAACTTGAGGAGCTCCGTATTTATAACTGTCCTAAGTTAAGAGGAGATTTGCCCACTTTCCTTCCGTCTTTGGAGGAGCTTTGGATTGAAGCATGCGAGGAGCTTGGTTGTTATCTGCCAAGAGCTCCCATGATACGCGAATTAAGAATAGATGGCAAACAGGAagcaagaatgcgggagctaccaCTTTCCATGTTGGAGAAACTAGTAATTAATGGAGAGCAGCAGGTGGAGTATGTGTTTGAGGCCATGACCCACATCCAACCAACCTCTCTCAGTTATTTACAGATCTCAAACTGCTCAACAGCCATATCATTTCCAGGGGATTCTTTGCCCCCTTCATTGCAAGACCTGTACATCCACGATTGCAAGGATGTAGAATTCCCAATGCAACACCAACAACATCACTCGCTACGGAGATTAGAAATACACAACAGCTGTGATTCGCTTACATCCTTCGCATTCCCAGCCTTCCCAAATCTCAAGTATCTCACAATTGAAAGATGTGAAAATTTGACATCTCTGGAGGTGTCACAGTCACAGTCCCTCGAACTATTATGGATTGAAGAATGCCCTAAGCTGGAGAACATAATGAGGCTGCCTGCCTCTTTAGAGACTCTCATAATCAGAGAATGTGGGTTGTTGGGTGAAGGCATAGAGAGGAAGGACCCCCGCATTTGGCCATCCATTTCCCACATCCCCCGCATTCGACTTGATAGGAAACTGATTCTCAATGACTCAACATCTTAA